The following are encoded together in the Anopheles nili chromosome 3, idAnoNiliSN_F5_01, whole genome shotgun sequence genome:
- the LOC128726061 gene encoding trypsin inhibitor ClTI-1-like, giving the protein MKLLFLLSFLLCAMLAAASKYSCPACPANYLPVCGTDGKTYSNECALECTVGPQVKVARPGEC; this is encoded by the coding sequence ATGAAGCTGCTGTTCCTGTTGAGCTTCCTGCTGTGCGCGATGTTGGCCGCGGCCAGCAAGTACTCGTGTCCTGCCTGTCCGGCTAACTATCTGCCGGTGTGCGGTACCGATGGCAAGACGTACTCGAACGAGTGCGCCCTCGAGTGCACGGTTGGACCGCAAGTCAAAGTGGCTCGTCCTGGAGAGTGCTAA